In Bacillus sp. DX3.1, the following proteins share a genomic window:
- a CDS encoding ABC transporter ATP-binding protein, with protein MEKLLETRDLCVSFGEHHVIRGVNLTIQKGKLISIIGPNGAGKTTLFNLLSGQLSPTKGEIYFKERDITKLSIPDRTRLGIGRSFQLTNIFPELTVLENVRLGVQSYAKDYYSFFPKPSQYKRQQEEARHLLEVVLLNDKEEVLAKDLAHGEKRKLELAMLLALKTDVLLLDEPTAGISIEEVPAILQVIENIKNNSENTIVLIEHKMDMVLHLSDHLVVLFHGELLAEGLPEEIMKDQRVQTAYLGGLYSDTIKSG; from the coding sequence GTGGAAAAATTGCTAGAGACTCGCGACCTTTGTGTCTCGTTTGGAGAACATCATGTCATTAGAGGCGTGAATTTGACGATACAAAAAGGAAAGCTTATTTCCATTATTGGACCGAACGGGGCAGGAAAGACAACTTTATTTAATTTGTTAAGTGGTCAGCTTTCTCCGACAAAAGGAGAGATTTATTTTAAGGAACGTGACATTACAAAGTTATCGATTCCAGATCGAACGCGCCTTGGCATCGGACGTTCTTTTCAGCTTACGAATATTTTTCCAGAATTAACTGTTCTTGAAAATGTTCGGCTTGGTGTGCAGTCGTATGCGAAAGATTATTATAGTTTTTTCCCGAAGCCGTCTCAGTATAAGCGGCAACAGGAAGAAGCGCGGCATTTACTTGAGGTTGTACTACTGAATGATAAAGAAGAAGTTTTGGCGAAAGACTTAGCTCATGGAGAAAAGCGAAAATTAGAACTTGCCATGCTTTTAGCGCTTAAAACAGACGTATTATTGCTTGATGAACCGACGGCTGGTATTTCTATTGAGGAGGTTCCTGCTATTCTACAAGTAATTGAAAATATAAAGAATAATAGTGAAAATACGATTGTGTTAATTGAACACAAAATGGATATGGTTCTTCATTTGTCTGATCATCTCGTTGTATTATTTCATGGGGAATTATTAGCAGAAGGTCTGCCAGAGGAGATTATGAAGGATCAGCGTGTGCAAACTGCTTATTTAGGGGGATTATACAGTGACACTATTAAAAGTGGATAA
- a CDS encoding GNAT family protein, with protein sequence MKKISLRNGKEVFIREASKEDAKRMIDFYNIVGGETDFLSFGENEFSMGVTDYENFLASTRAESHSIILLATIDDEIVSIASITSNGKARTKHVGTLGIVIEEKHCGFGLGSILMNELIEWAQANGTIKKITLVTREDNTRAIELYKKVGFEEEGLLKEDTYINGVFYSTLIMSLIF encoded by the coding sequence ATGAAAAAAATAAGTTTGAGAAACGGGAAAGAAGTTTTCATACGAGAGGCTTCAAAAGAAGATGCCAAGCGTATGATAGATTTTTATAATATTGTAGGTGGAGAAACGGATTTTCTTTCATTTGGGGAAAATGAGTTTAGCATGGGGGTAACGGATTATGAAAACTTCCTGGCATCTACTAGAGCAGAAAGTCATTCAATTATCTTGCTAGCAACAATTGATGATGAAATCGTAAGTATCGCATCCATTACTTCTAATGGAAAGGCCAGAACGAAACATGTTGGAACTTTAGGAATTGTTATAGAAGAAAAACATTGTGGGTTCGGTTTAGGTAGCATACTAATGAATGAACTTATCGAGTGGGCACAAGCAAACGGAACTATTAAAAAAATAACTCTTGTTACAAGAGAGGATAATACGAGAGCAATCGAGTTATATAAGAAGGTTGGATTTGAAGAAGAAGGCTTATTGAAAGAAGATACTTATATCAATGGTGTTTTTTATAGCACACTAATAATGAGTTTAATATTTTAA
- a CDS encoding branched-chain amino acid ABC transporter permease yields the protein MTTFSNWGRLYFGIAMLSCLMIFPFVNDSRSMLILFTQIFIFAIFAMSFDILLGYTGIVSFGHCMFFGIGAYCVALLFDRQEATVASFLIGVTIAVILSAIISYIIGMLSLRLKSHFYAMLTLAISQLFFVLAEKWRTVTHGGDGFTFRVPDMFRDRFTFYYITLISLVVIFLLLRLFTKSSIGKVLKAVSQNEQRVEALGYKILHYKVIASVVAGIVAALSGGLFVVTLRFVNTTVFSIEMTLNALLMTTIGGIGTLVGAVVGAGIIESFKYYLSELAAQYPIFERWTIFLGLLYIIVLLGFPTGLLGTVRKLTSWRRHKKKEKSEQIEHSA from the coding sequence ATGACCACATTTTCTAATTGGGGTAGATTATATTTTGGAATCGCAATGCTTTCCTGTTTGATGATATTTCCTTTTGTAAATGATTCACGGAGCATGCTTATTTTGTTCACACAAATTTTCATCTTTGCCATTTTCGCTATGAGCTTTGATATTCTCCTAGGGTATACAGGAATTGTGTCGTTTGGACATTGTATGTTTTTTGGAATAGGGGCGTACTGTGTCGCGCTCTTGTTCGATCGTCAAGAGGCAACGGTAGCGAGCTTTTTAATTGGAGTTACGATAGCAGTCATTTTATCGGCGATCATTAGTTATATTATCGGCATGCTTTCCTTACGATTGAAAAGCCATTTTTATGCGATGCTGACACTTGCTATTTCCCAGTTATTCTTTGTACTTGCTGAAAAATGGCGTACTGTAACACACGGGGGAGACGGTTTTACATTCCGTGTACCTGATATGTTTCGAGATCGTTTCACATTCTATTATATTACGCTAATAAGCCTAGTCGTTATTTTTCTATTACTACGATTGTTTACGAAATCTTCCATTGGAAAAGTACTAAAAGCTGTTTCGCAAAATGAACAACGTGTGGAGGCACTTGGCTATAAGATTCTTCACTATAAAGTCATTGCAAGTGTTGTAGCTGGAATTGTGGCAGCACTTAGCGGCGGATTATTTGTTGTCACACTCCGCTTTGTGAATACGACCGTTTTCTCGATTGAAATGACTCTAAATGCTTTATTGATGACGACGATTGGTGGTATTGGTACATTAGTAGGAGCGGTAGTAGGGGCCGGAATCATTGAATCTTTTAAGTATTATTTATCAGAGCTTGCTGCGCAGTATCCAATCTTTGAACGATGGACAATCTTCCTTGGTTTATTGTATATCATCGTCTTATTAGGTTTTCCAACAGGATTGCTAGGAACAGTTAGGAAATTGACGAGCTGGAGGAGGCATAAGAAAAAAGAGAAGAGTGAACAGATCGAGCATAGTGCTTAA
- a CDS encoding ABC transporter ATP-binding protein, producing the protein MTLLKVDNIETYLDQFHILQGVSFGVKEGTITVLFGRNGAGKTTTLRSIMGFHTISKGEVYYGGEKVNGLSTHTISRKGMGYVPENQGIFHDLTVEETLALAQTKKNIETDEKVDWMLELFPDLKRYWHKKSGLLSGGQKQMLAIARAYINSEGLLLIDEPSKGLSPIMIEKLMVSILKMKEKTTVLLVEQNFMMASQIGDYFYIMDNGKIVHSGLMNELKEDKETCHKYLGIS; encoded by the coding sequence GTGACACTATTAAAAGTGGATAATATAGAAACGTATTTAGATCAGTTTCATATTTTGCAAGGTGTTTCCTTCGGTGTCAAAGAAGGGACCATTACAGTCTTATTTGGTAGAAACGGAGCGGGAAAAACAACGACACTTCGTTCAATTATGGGTTTTCATACGATTTCTAAGGGAGAGGTTTACTATGGTGGCGAGAAAGTAAACGGGTTATCTACACATACGATTTCGCGAAAAGGTATGGGATATGTGCCAGAAAATCAAGGGATATTTCATGATTTAACGGTTGAAGAAACGCTTGCTCTTGCTCAAACGAAAAAAAATATTGAGACAGATGAAAAAGTGGACTGGATGCTTGAGCTCTTTCCGGACTTAAAAAGATATTGGCATAAAAAAAGTGGATTATTAAGTGGCGGACAAAAACAAATGTTGGCTATTGCACGGGCGTATATTAACAGTGAAGGTCTACTGCTTATTGATGAGCCGAGTAAAGGATTGTCTCCGATTATGATTGAAAAGCTGATGGTATCCATTTTAAAAATGAAAGAGAAAACAACTGTTTTGCTTGTTGAACAAAACTTTATGATGGCAAGTCAAATTGGTGATTATTTTTACATTATGGATAATGGGAAAATTGTGCATAGCGGCCTGATGAATGAATTGAAGGAAGATAAAGAAACATGTCATAAATATTTAGGGATTTCTTAA
- a CDS encoding substrate-binding domain-containing protein, with amino-acid sequence MLAKKRKWLKMVFTGCILGSLLVTAGCSGKKASTGDEETIKVGVLASLTGPLESYGKQTVNGFELGLDYATGGTGKVEGKKIKFVVEDTETKADVAVKKATKLLEEEKVDFLVGSSSSSDTLAVLPLAEEYEKIMVVEPAVADSITGKNWNKYIFRTGRNSSQDAIAGAASIAKKDVKIATFAPDNAFGREGIAAFKAGARKLGANIVNEQYADTNSTDFTANIQNIISSKPDYLFIVWAGSNSPWKQLKDMNVEQQGIKISTGAPDIPALKTMDALVGMQGFSVYYHTLPKNKVNDWLVEEHKKRFNGTVPDLFTAGGMSAAISIVEALKKTKGDIDVDTLIKEMEGMEFETPKGTMKFRAKDHQALQTLYSITLKKQDGVDYPVPVLERELKMKETEPPIQNK; translated from the coding sequence ATGTTAGCGAAAAAACGTAAGTGGCTAAAAATGGTGTTCACAGGATGTATACTTGGTTCACTGTTAGTAACAGCTGGGTGCTCTGGAAAAAAAGCAAGTACAGGTGATGAGGAAACGATTAAGGTTGGTGTTCTTGCTTCGTTAACAGGACCGCTTGAATCGTACGGAAAACAAACAGTAAACGGATTTGAGCTTGGGCTAGATTATGCAACTGGTGGGACAGGGAAAGTGGAAGGGAAAAAGATTAAGTTTGTTGTAGAAGATACGGAAACAAAAGCGGATGTAGCGGTTAAGAAGGCTACGAAACTTTTAGAAGAAGAGAAGGTTGATTTTTTAGTTGGATCATCAAGTTCAAGTGATACGCTAGCAGTTTTACCGTTGGCTGAAGAATACGAAAAAATAATGGTCGTTGAACCAGCGGTAGCGGATAGTATCACAGGTAAGAACTGGAATAAATATATTTTTAGAACAGGAAGAAATTCATCTCAAGATGCAATTGCTGGTGCTGCATCGATTGCTAAGAAAGACGTGAAAATTGCTACGTTTGCTCCAGATAATGCCTTCGGACGTGAAGGGATTGCAGCATTTAAAGCAGGAGCAAGGAAGTTAGGTGCCAATATTGTAAATGAGCAATATGCTGATACTAATTCCACTGATTTCACAGCAAATATACAAAATATTATTAGCTCAAAACCAGATTACTTGTTTATTGTTTGGGCTGGTTCGAATTCACCATGGAAACAATTAAAAGACATGAATGTGGAACAGCAAGGTATTAAAATTTCAACTGGTGCACCTGACATCCCAGCATTAAAAACGATGGATGCGTTAGTTGGAATGCAAGGATTTTCAGTGTACTATCATACGCTTCCGAAAAATAAAGTAAATGATTGGTTAGTGGAAGAGCATAAAAAACGTTTTAACGGCACTGTTCCAGATTTATTTACAGCTGGAGGCATGTCAGCGGCTATTTCAATCGTGGAAGCCTTAAAGAAAACGAAAGGCGATATAGATGTTGATACGCTTATTAAAGAGATGGAAGGTATGGAATTTGAAACACCAAAAGGAACAATGAAATTCCGTGCGAAAGATCATCAAGCTTTGCAAACACTCTATTCGATTACATTAAAAAAACAAGATGGTGTTGATTACCCAGTACCGGTTTTAGAGCGAGAATTAAAAATGAAAGAAACGGAGCCACCGATCCAAAATAAATAA
- a CDS encoding branched-chain amino acid ABC transporter permease produces the protein MDVLVNLFVNGVSTGMLIFLLASGLTLIFGLMSVLNFAHGGLFAWGAFTGVWLFNVTGNYIIALLGAIVMGMFLGLILERFLIRPVYGNHVRQLLVTLGGMLVLSECIKVFWGPNPIGAKLPSWLQGSFTFDGIILIKYRLFVILIGLLIYTGLVLLLRKTKIGLMIRAGVMDKEMVQALGINVKAIFSFVFLLGAGMAALGGFLLAPYSGVIFAEMGMQYAILAFIVVIIGGLGSVQGSALASLIVGLAGAFTAYYVPDLSLAINMLMLLFVLLVKPTGLIGEKG, from the coding sequence GTGGATGTGCTGGTCAACTTATTTGTAAATGGTGTTTCGACAGGAATGCTGATTTTCTTATTAGCATCTGGACTTACGCTGATTTTTGGTTTAATGAGTGTCCTCAACTTTGCTCATGGCGGATTGTTTGCATGGGGAGCTTTTACAGGTGTATGGCTATTTAATGTAACTGGTAATTATATAATTGCATTACTTGGTGCCATCGTAATGGGAATGTTTCTTGGGTTGATATTAGAAAGATTTCTTATTCGGCCTGTTTATGGGAATCACGTTCGGCAGCTACTTGTTACACTTGGTGGTATGCTCGTGCTCAGTGAATGTATCAAAGTATTTTGGGGACCAAATCCGATTGGAGCTAAATTGCCTTCTTGGTTACAAGGAAGCTTTACATTTGATGGAATTATATTAATTAAGTACCGCTTATTCGTTATTTTAATTGGTTTATTGATTTACACTGGACTTGTGTTATTACTTCGTAAAACGAAAATTGGGCTTATGATTCGTGCTGGCGTTATGGATAAAGAGATGGTTCAAGCACTTGGGATTAATGTGAAAGCTATTTTTTCTTTCGTGTTTTTATTAGGAGCTGGAATGGCTGCGTTAGGTGGCTTTCTTCTCGCTCCATATTCGGGTGTTATTTTTGCAGAAATGGGAATGCAATATGCAATTTTGGCTTTTATTGTTGTAATCATTGGTGGGTTAGGGAGTGTACAAGGCTCTGCTCTCGCATCTTTAATTGTTGGATTGGCAGGAGCTTTTACAGCATATTATGTTCCCGATTTATCGCTTGCTATAAATATGTTGATGTTGTTATTCGTCTTATTAGTCAAACCAACAGGACTAATTGGTGAAAAGGGGTGA